Proteins co-encoded in one Prescottella sp. R16 genomic window:
- a CDS encoding MarR family winged helix-turn-helix transcriptional regulator yields MGIRDDAVEIRSQGWRTLAALHGLIESELERSLQAEVKLSVVEYTVMDALSRQDGWHMRMQQLARAAALSASATTRLVNRLEDRGLLTRILCADDRRGIYTELTPAGRDLLAEARPIHDATLERALAGAREVPELAPLVDALPLLHAAS; encoded by the coding sequence GTGGGCATCAGGGACGATGCGGTCGAGATCAGGTCGCAGGGGTGGCGGACGCTCGCCGCGCTGCACGGGCTGATCGAGTCCGAACTCGAGCGATCGCTGCAGGCGGAGGTCAAGCTCTCGGTCGTGGAATACACGGTGATGGACGCCCTGAGCAGGCAGGACGGCTGGCACATGCGCATGCAACAGCTGGCCCGCGCGGCGGCGCTCAGTGCCAGCGCTACGACGCGGTTGGTGAATCGACTCGAGGACCGGGGCCTGCTGACCAGGATCCTGTGCGCGGACGACCGGCGCGGGATCTACACCGAGCTCACCCCGGCCGGGCGTGACCTGCTCGCGGAGGCGCGACCGATCCACGACGCGACGCTCGAGCGGGCGCTCGCCGGCGCGCGGGAGGTGCCCGAACTGGCGCCCCTCGTCGACGCGCTGCCGCTGCTGCACGCCGCGTCGTAG
- a CDS encoding LLM class F420-dependent oxidoreductase, giving the protein MAQITRGTAETPSYGRFGVWRHAFGLPPEVGAEIERLGYGAIWAGGSPPADLQVIEDLIAGTETITVATGIVNIFSAPADEIAKSYHRIESRHPGRFVLGIGVGHPEVPGMGAEKPYDALVRYLDVLDDAGVPKQRRVLAALGPKVLKLAAERSAGAHPYLTTPEHTRQARDIIGPDVLLAPEQKVVLSTDVESARTTGREAVENPYLHLRNYRRNLERLGFPTEELDNGGSDRVIDALVAHGDAATIAPRLTAHLEAGADHVAVQILPMTGDPLPALRKLAAALQIGG; this is encoded by the coding sequence ATGGCACAGATCACACGCGGCACGGCAGAGACCCCGTCCTACGGTCGGTTCGGCGTCTGGCGGCACGCCTTCGGGCTGCCACCCGAGGTGGGCGCCGAGATCGAACGACTCGGCTACGGCGCGATCTGGGCCGGCGGATCCCCGCCCGCCGACCTGCAGGTGATCGAGGACCTGATCGCGGGCACCGAGACGATCACCGTCGCCACCGGCATCGTCAACATCTTCTCCGCACCGGCCGACGAGATCGCGAAGTCGTACCACCGCATCGAGTCCCGCCACCCCGGACGCTTCGTACTCGGCATCGGCGTCGGCCACCCCGAGGTGCCCGGTATGGGCGCCGAGAAACCGTACGACGCCCTCGTCCGCTACCTCGATGTCCTCGACGACGCCGGAGTCCCGAAGCAGCGGCGGGTTCTGGCCGCACTCGGCCCCAAAGTCCTGAAACTGGCCGCCGAACGGTCCGCCGGCGCGCACCCTTATCTGACGACCCCCGAACACACCCGACAGGCCCGCGACATCATCGGACCCGACGTCCTCCTCGCCCCCGAACAGAAAGTGGTGCTGAGCACCGACGTCGAATCCGCCCGCACGACCGGCCGCGAGGCGGTCGAGAACCCGTACCTGCACCTGCGGAACTACCGTCGCAACCTCGAGCGGCTCGGCTTCCCGACCGAGGAACTCGACAACGGAGGCAGTGACCGCGTGATCGACGCCCTCGTCGCGCACGGGGACGCGGCCACGATCGCCCCGCGGCTCACCGCGCATCTCGAGGCCGGTGCCGACCACGTTGCCGTACAGATACTTCCGATGACCGGCGACCCGCTGCCGGCGCTGCGGAAGCTGGCCGCGGCGCTGCAGATCGGCGGATAG